The following are from one region of the Mesorhizobium sp. B2-8-5 genome:
- a CDS encoding ABC transporter permease, translating into MSATVLHTEVGASDEKQAAVKSAGRRFGALVVRLGAIAAFAAIMAYFVIFAPGFTSTFNLINVVEQSAILGVLAYGMTAVIIGGGSDVTEGGIDLSIAANMGLCAAVYATLLSMGYGDFLSVLAAIAVGMAVGALNALAVVGLGILPLLATLAVLNVAAGMELTLTQNTVVGASSPLLGVLVSGSFLGISALAWALIVFSAIMIAVVHGTAFGLRLYAVGGHPEAARAAGIGVPFYVSFTYILSGFCAAVASILTVSRLSASTPGSGELLLSVLAAALLGTVFSRRFVPTMGGTLLSVLFIGLLANGFQLLNVSSYWVNGVQGALILLVVAITSFARGSEGSR; encoded by the coding sequence ATGAGCGCGACTGTTCTCCACACCGAAGTCGGCGCGTCCGATGAAAAGCAAGCCGCCGTCAAAAGCGCGGGCCGGCGCTTCGGCGCGCTGGTCGTGCGGCTTGGCGCGATCGCCGCCTTCGCCGCGATCATGGCCTATTTCGTCATCTTCGCGCCGGGCTTCACCTCGACCTTCAACCTGATCAATGTCGTCGAGCAGTCGGCGATCCTAGGCGTGCTCGCCTATGGCATGACGGCCGTCATCATCGGCGGCGGGTCCGATGTCACCGAAGGCGGCATCGACCTGTCGATCGCCGCCAATATGGGGCTCTGCGCCGCCGTCTACGCGACACTTTTGTCGATGGGCTATGGCGACTTCCTTTCGGTGCTCGCGGCCATCGCCGTCGGCATGGCGGTCGGCGCGTTGAACGCCCTTGCCGTGGTCGGCCTCGGCATCCTTCCCCTGCTTGCGACGCTTGCCGTGCTCAATGTCGCGGCCGGCATGGAACTCACGCTCACCCAGAACACGGTCGTCGGCGCATCCTCGCCGCTGCTCGGCGTGCTGGTTTCGGGAAGCTTCCTCGGCATCTCGGCGCTTGCCTGGGCGCTGATCGTCTTCTCCGCTATCATGATCGCAGTCGTCCACGGCACGGCATTCGGGCTCAGGCTCTACGCTGTCGGCGGTCATCCCGAGGCAGCGCGGGCGGCCGGTATCGGCGTCCCGTTCTACGTCTCCTTCACGTACATCCTCAGCGGCTTCTGTGCTGCTGTAGCGAGCATCCTCACCGTCTCTCGCCTGTCGGCCAGCACACCCGGTTCCGGCGAGCTGCTCCTGTCAGTGCTGGCGGCGGCATTGCTCGGCACGGTCTTTTCCCGCCGCTTCGTGCCGACCATGGGCGGCACGCTGCTCAGCGTGCTATTCATCGGCCTTCTGGCCAACGGCTTCCAACTGCTCAACGTCTCCAGCTATTGGGTCAACGGGGTGCAGGGCGCGCTGATCCTGCTGGTGGTGGCGATCACATCCTTTGCCCGCGGTTCGGAGGGTTCGCGATGA
- a CDS encoding ABC transporter permease, translating to MSVSANENAAKASLRGFLAKYSVLIAFAAIVIFFSVASPTFLTPANLFNVLVNNVVMLAIVALGLTIVISSGGIDLSVGVSVDMASMIFVMLLAAGYSGAVGVAGGLGAALIVGLLNAILITRLNISPFLATLGVLFIGQSTQQLATSGGQPIYLTSGYAADQFNAIARTAMFGIPTPVIVLIVLAVAVHLLLHRAVFGRYVQAMGAQPGVAWYSGIRVPRELSMVHVLCALLAGITGILLSATVKSYVPLSGNAFLLDAIGATFIGTTLSRERKPSVIGTLLGVLLLAIVKNGLLLVGWNFYWQQVGIGVLVFLVLAASFGLRRAAH from the coding sequence ATGAGTGTCTCGGCCAACGAGAACGCAGCCAAGGCGAGCCTGCGCGGCTTCCTCGCCAAATACAGCGTGCTCATTGCCTTCGCGGCCATCGTCATCTTCTTTTCGGTGGCGAGCCCGACCTTCCTGACGCCGGCCAATCTCTTCAACGTGCTGGTCAACAACGTCGTCATGCTGGCGATCGTGGCGCTGGGGCTGACCATCGTCATCTCGTCGGGCGGCATCGACCTTTCGGTCGGCGTGTCCGTCGACATGGCAAGCATGATCTTCGTCATGCTGCTGGCCGCCGGCTACAGCGGCGCGGTCGGCGTCGCGGGCGGGCTCGGCGCCGCGCTGATCGTCGGCCTGCTGAATGCGATCCTCATCACCAGGCTCAACATCAGCCCCTTCCTGGCGACGCTCGGCGTGCTCTTCATCGGGCAGAGCACGCAGCAGCTCGCCACCAGCGGTGGCCAGCCGATCTATCTAACAAGCGGCTATGCAGCAGACCAATTCAACGCCATTGCCCGCACCGCTATGTTCGGAATACCGACGCCGGTCATCGTGCTGATCGTCCTGGCGGTCGCGGTCCATCTCCTGCTGCATCGCGCGGTCTTCGGCCGCTATGTCCAGGCCATGGGCGCCCAGCCCGGCGTCGCCTGGTATTCCGGCATCCGCGTGCCGCGCGAATTGTCGATGGTGCATGTGCTGTGCGCGCTGCTTGCCGGCATCACAGGTATATTGTTGTCCGCGACGGTGAAGTCCTACGTGCCGCTGTCGGGCAACGCTTTCCTGCTCGACGCGATTGGCGCCACCTTCATCGGCACGACGCTCAGCCGCGAGCGCAAGCCCTCGGTGATCGGCACGCTGCTCGGCGTGCTGCTGCTCGCCATCGTCAAGAACGGGCTGCTGCTCGTCGGCTGGAATTTCTACTGGCAGCAGGTCGGCATCGGCGTGCTCGTCTTCCTGGTGCTGGCCGCAAGCTTCGGCCTGCGCCGCGCCGCCCATTGA
- a CDS encoding carbohydrate kinase family protein — translation MPQFDVSSIGFYVLDILGRPVSRIPEGGRADYIEEIRMTVAGTAGATGMDCAILGLKTRAVTTLGTDDMGDWFLAKLQKYGLETSLVRRDGSVQTSSTILPVRPNGERPALHVPGTATLFEVADADLDAALDATVVHVGGTGLLKRFDGEPTVRLLKRAKELGRVTTFDLIQATPETWKLVEPCLPYIDYFVPSIDEAGEMAHDRDPARVAAFFKARGVKNCILTLGAGGVYVSPEHRDDFHLPAFEVELFDTTGCGDSFTAGIIVGIVKGWDLRQSARFASAVAAKVAMGLGSDGKLVSFDDTIAAMNSLPVKTSKVEAA, via the coding sequence ATGCCACAATTCGACGTCAGCTCGATCGGCTTCTACGTCCTCGACATCCTGGGACGGCCGGTCTCGCGCATCCCCGAAGGCGGCCGCGCCGACTATATTGAGGAAATCCGCATGACTGTCGCCGGCACGGCCGGCGCGACCGGGATGGACTGCGCCATCCTCGGCCTGAAGACCCGGGCGGTCACCACGCTCGGCACCGACGACATGGGCGACTGGTTCCTGGCCAAACTTCAGAAATATGGGCTGGAGACGAGCCTTGTGCGCCGTGACGGCAGCGTCCAGACGTCATCCACCATCCTGCCGGTGCGGCCGAACGGCGAGCGGCCAGCCTTGCATGTTCCCGGCACCGCCACCCTGTTCGAGGTCGCCGATGCCGATCTCGACGCGGCGCTCGACGCCACCGTCGTCCATGTCGGCGGCACCGGCCTGCTGAAGCGCTTTGATGGCGAGCCGACCGTCAGGCTCTTGAAGCGCGCCAAGGAGCTTGGCCGCGTCACCACTTTCGATCTCATCCAGGCGACGCCGGAGACCTGGAAGCTGGTCGAGCCGTGCCTGCCCTACATCGACTATTTCGTGCCCAGCATCGACGAGGCCGGTGAGATGGCGCATGACCGCGATCCGGCCCGCGTCGCTGCCTTCTTCAAGGCGAGGGGCGTGAAGAACTGCATCCTCACGCTCGGTGCCGGCGGCGTCTATGTCTCGCCCGAGCATCGCGACGATTTCCATCTGCCGGCCTTCGAGGTCGAGCTGTTCGACACCACGGGCTGCGGCGACTCCTTCACCGCCGGCATCATCGTCGGCATCGTCAAGGGCTGGGACCTGAGGCAGTCCGCACGCTTTGCCAGCGCCGTCGCCGCCAAGGTGGCGATGGGGCTCGGCTCCGACGGCAAACTCGTTTCGTTCGACGACACGATCGCGGCGATGAACTCGCTTCCGGTCAAGACATCAAAGGTGGAAGCAGCATGA
- a CDS encoding SDR family NAD(P)-dependent oxidoreductase: protein MTILPEAKGKTALVTGASRGIGRALAKGLAEAGFDVAITDLQSQAAELDVTKGEIEAAGRKAYVYTMDVSKKKDIEATAQALLKAAGSIDVLVNNAGILKPSLLQDLDEANWDAHFDVNAKGVLMMCQAVLPHMRARKSGRVINIASIAGRQGVPTQGHYAATKAVVITLTRVLAQEVGMDGVTVNAICPGIILTEMGKNNLGSEAAIRHWEDVAALKRLGAPEDIIGPALFFASDLSAFVTGQALNVDGGIYYH from the coding sequence ATGACCATTCTTCCTGAGGCCAAGGGCAAGACGGCTCTCGTCACCGGCGCCAGCCGTGGCATCGGCAGGGCGCTCGCAAAGGGGCTCGCCGAAGCGGGCTTCGACGTTGCCATCACCGATCTGCAATCGCAGGCGGCCGAGCTCGACGTGACCAAAGGCGAGATCGAGGCGGCCGGCCGCAAGGCCTATGTCTACACGATGGACGTCAGCAAGAAGAAGGACATCGAAGCCACCGCGCAGGCGCTGCTCAAGGCTGCCGGAAGCATCGACGTGCTGGTCAACAATGCCGGTATCCTCAAGCCCAGCCTGCTGCAGGATCTCGACGAGGCCAATTGGGACGCGCATTTCGACGTCAACGCCAAGGGCGTGCTGATGATGTGCCAGGCGGTGCTGCCGCATATGCGCGCCAGGAAGTCGGGCAGGGTGATCAACATCGCGTCGATCGCCGGCCGGCAGGGCGTGCCGACGCAGGGCCACTACGCCGCGACCAAGGCGGTGGTGATAACGCTCACCCGCGTGCTGGCGCAGGAGGTCGGCATGGACGGGGTCACCGTCAACGCGATCTGCCCCGGCATCATCCTGACCGAAATGGGCAAGAACAATCTGGGCAGCGAAGCCGCCATCCGCCACTGGGAGGACGTCGCCGCGCTGAAGCGCCTCGGCGCGCCGGAGGATATCATAGGCCCGGCGCTGTTCTTCGCCTCCGATCTCTCGGCCTTTGTCACTGGCCAGGCGCTCAACGTCGACGGCGGCATTTACTATCACTGA
- a CDS encoding DUF6894 family protein, translated as MTTYYFHVDNGEFIPDGDGVDLPDLDAARQEAVRAAGEMINESKRSFWEGMTPWIMNMTDDENHLLFTLQFAAKVPSGNALYIPQTEADHA; from the coding sequence ATGACAACCTATTATTTCCACGTCGACAACGGCGAATTCATCCCCGACGGAGATGGTGTCGATCTCCCGGATCTGGACGCGGCGCGGCAAGAAGCCGTGCGTGCTGCGGGCGAGATGATAAACGAGAGCAAGCGCTCGTTCTGGGAGGGTATGACGCCTTGGATCATGAATATGACGGACGATGAAAATCATCTCCTGTTTACGCTTCAGTTCGCGGCGAAAGTGCCTTCAGGAAACGCGCTCTACATCCCGCAAACGGAGGCTGACCACGCCTAG
- a CDS encoding DUF6894 family protein has product MTRYYFHVDNGTFVPDPEGVDLPDLDAARQEAVRTAGEMINDSKQSFWEHMTPWIMNVTDDENHLLFTLQFAAKVPSGDALYIPRMEAERD; this is encoded by the coding sequence ATGACCAGATACTATTTCCACGTTGACAACGGCACCTTCGTCCCCGACCCTGAAGGGGTCGATCTCCCGGATTTAGACGCGGCGCGGCAGGAAGCAGTGCGCACTGCTGGCGAGATGATAAACGACAGCAAGCAGTCTTTCTGGGAGCATATGACGCCTTGGATCATGAATGTGACGGATGATGAGAATCATCTCCTGTTCACGCTTCAGTTCGCGGCGAAAGTGCCTTCAGGCGATGCGCTCTACATCCCGCGCATGGAGGCTGAGCGCGACTAG
- a CDS encoding Ku protein: MAAPRAVWKGFLKVGSVTCGVKLVGATTEAGKVHFKILSREDGLPVKSAYVDEQTGDVVPAEDQIKGYEVEKGEFLEIEPDEIKKLKLTSQHTLDVEGFVSIDEIDTRYLEKPYYVIPADGAAVEAFSVLREAMVKKRVAARSCVVLYQRGREVIIQPFGKGMLLTELRTHNEMISENSVFDDLKSPKYDKDLLEIAGLLIDKKVTKFDPSKFENTYEDALIAMIDAKRKGKKPPKPAQKPEENVVDLAAVLKKSLAKEGIRPAPKSKPARKSA, encoded by the coding sequence ATGGCGGCACCACGCGCGGTATGGAAAGGATTCCTCAAGGTCGGATCGGTGACTTGCGGGGTCAAGCTGGTCGGGGCGACCACCGAGGCCGGCAAGGTCCATTTCAAGATCCTGAGCCGCGAGGACGGACTTCCCGTCAAGAGCGCCTATGTCGACGAGCAGACAGGCGACGTGGTTCCCGCGGAAGACCAGATCAAAGGCTATGAGGTGGAGAAGGGCGAGTTTCTCGAAATCGAGCCGGACGAAATCAAGAAACTGAAGCTCACGTCGCAGCACACGCTCGATGTTGAAGGGTTCGTTTCGATTGACGAGATCGACACGCGCTATCTGGAAAAGCCCTATTACGTCATTCCGGCCGACGGCGCCGCTGTGGAGGCGTTTTCGGTGCTGCGTGAAGCCATGGTCAAGAAGCGGGTCGCGGCGCGATCCTGCGTTGTCCTCTACCAGCGCGGCAGGGAGGTGATTATTCAGCCATTCGGCAAGGGAATGCTGCTGACCGAACTGCGCACGCATAACGAGATGATTTCGGAAAACAGCGTCTTCGACGATCTGAAGAGCCCGAAGTACGACAAGGATTTGCTCGAAATTGCCGGGCTCCTGATCGACAAGAAGGTGACTAAGTTCGACCCATCGAAGTTCGAAAATACCTATGAGGATGCGTTGATCGCAATGATCGACGCCAAGCGCAAGGGCAAGAAGCCGCCCAAGCCGGCACAGAAACCCGAGGAGAATGTTGTCGACCTCGCCGCCGTACTGAAGAAGAGCCTCGCCAAGGAGGGCATTAGGCCGGCGCCAAAGTCGAAGCCTGCACGAAAATCGGCCTAG
- a CDS encoding SOS response-associated peptidase, whose amino-acid sequence MCNDYEQHVAWAEYCRMMESLALNIPTHQTELDLPQADDIRINDPAPIMRAAGDGVELASMTFGFPPAGPKGGPVFNFRSEGRRFADSKRCLVPASAFFEFTGTKYPKAKHRFTLNGAPFLTIAGLWREAAGNKPPTFTMLTTDPGPDVAPYHNRQVVVLQPENWRVWLDLSRPESELLRPLPAGSLSVETVRPERA is encoded by the coding sequence ATGTGCAACGACTACGAGCAGCACGTCGCCTGGGCAGAATATTGCCGGATGATGGAATCGTTGGCGCTGAATATCCCGACCCATCAAACCGAGCTTGATCTTCCCCAAGCTGACGACATTCGCATCAACGATCCGGCGCCGATCATGCGTGCTGCCGGGGACGGCGTTGAACTTGCGTCGATGACGTTTGGTTTTCCGCCGGCCGGCCCGAAGGGAGGGCCGGTGTTCAACTTCCGGTCCGAAGGACGTCGTTTTGCTGACAGCAAACGCTGCCTCGTGCCGGCATCGGCGTTCTTCGAGTTCACGGGCACGAAATATCCAAAAGCCAAACACCGCTTCACGTTGAACGGTGCTCCATTCCTAACCATTGCCGGGCTCTGGCGTGAGGCGGCCGGCAACAAGCCGCCCACCTTCACGATGTTGACGACCGATCCTGGGCCGGATGTCGCGCCGTATCACAATCGGCAGGTGGTCGTTCTTCAGCCTGAGAATTGGAGAGTCTGGCTCGATCTGTCGAGACCGGAAAGCGAGTTGTTGCGACCCTTGCCGGCGGGATCGTTATCCGTTGAAACGGTACGGCCAGAGCGCGCCTGA